The DNA window AAGTAACAATATAGTTTAATGTTACGCTACCAGAATAGAATTAGTGACAGGAAGTTGATTAACTTTTCATTTTTATATGAATAATAGATCCGTTTACAACCCCATAATTCCTAGATCATTATTTTTTATTTAAGAAAATAACCCTATATTGCAAGGGTTATTTATTCAGAGTTAATGTAATTTTAATTTAGGGCGGATAATGCGATTAATTTGTCCTGATAGCATAATTAATCCAGTTTTAAAGATACCGTGTAAAGCTATTTGATGCATACGGTAGAGGGAGATATACATTATTCGTGCAAGATGCCCTTCAATCATCATTGAGCCTTTGACAAGATTTCCCATTAAATTACCAATAGTCGAATAATTACTGAGAGAGATTAAGGAACCATAGTCTTTATAGAGATAGTCTTTCTGTGGTTTGTTTTTTAATTTCGCTAAAATATTCTGGTAACAACAACTCGCCATTTGATGGGCAGCTTGTGCTCTTGGTGGTACAAATTTGCCATTTGGTTGTGGGCAAGCGGCTAAATCACCAATAACATAAATATCATCATCTTGTGTTGTTTGTAGTGTTGGTTTGACAAGTAATTGGTTAATTTTATTTGTTTCTAAACCCGGGATATTTTTAATAAAATCAGGAGCTTTGACACCAGCCGCCCAAACAATTAATTTGGCTGGTATGTGAGTACCAGTATGTGTTGTTAAGCCCGTTTGATCGATAGCTGTAACTTTAGTATTGGTATGAATATGAACTCCAAGTTTGGTTAATTCAGTATATACTGCATTTGAAATACGTTGTGGGAGTGCAGGAAGAATTGATTCTCCCGCTTCAATTAAATTAACATTCAAGCGAGAATTATCAAGATCCTTAAGATCATAATATTGGAAGGTATTAATAGAATGGAAGAGTTCAGCGGCTAGTTCCACACCAGTTGCACCAGCACCAACGATAGCAATATCAAGCGTTTTCATTTGTTGATTATTGTGTAATTTTAGAAACTGATTCGTCATTTCTTTTCTAAAATATTCAGCTTGTTCCACATCGTTTAGAAAAATGCAATGTTCTTTTGCTCCGGGCGTATTGAAATCGTTACAAACTGAACCGATAGCTAAGACGAGAATATCATATTCTAATTGCCGTTCAGGAAGGAGTAATTCATTATGTTCATCATACATTGCTGCTAGTGTGATTTTTTTGGCTTGTCGATCAATATTTTGTAATTTCCCGATTTGAAAGTGAAAATGATGTTTTTTGGCATGATCTCTAAAACTAATTGAATCAATATTGGCATCAAGTGAACCCGTTGCGACTTCATGTAATAGCGGTTTCCAAATATGGTTGGGCTTGCTATCTACTAAAGTAAGTTCAAATTCAGGATTTTTTCCCAGTTTATTTCCAAGTTTGGTAATAAGTTCCAACCCTCCGGCACCGCCGCCGACCACGAGAATTCGTTTCATCGTTTTTTCCTCTTAAAATGTAATAAAAAATTTGGTTCTGTCATTTGGCTTTTGGCGCTAATCCTACGCTTTTTAATTATGCTGTAAAGTAAGAAACGATTTATTTACAACTAAATAAAAATATTAAATGTTTTTACATAAGATTAACAAATAGGGTGGTGTGTTTGCAATCAAGCTAAAAGTCAGAAGGAATATCGTTTCCAATAGAGAAAAATAAAGTATTGTAATTAATGTAATAGTTAAAAATAGATAAAGAATAAACTTGTCGATAAAAAGAATTCTTTTTACAATCCCTTAATAATTGATAGTTAAGTTGATGAAATGTTTATGTTAAGTCAAGAAATAGCAGATAAAATTGTTGCTTTAGTACGTAAAGATGTAACACCAGCTTTAGGTTGTACAGAGCCTATCTCACTTGCCTTAGCTGCGGCTATTGCTGCTTCTTATCTTACTGCACCAGTCAAATGTATTCAGGCTAAGGTATCGCCTAATTTGATGAAAAATGGAATGGGAGTAACTGTGCCAGGTACAGGTATGGTTGGTTTACCGATTGCTGCGGCTGTTGGTGCTATTGCGGGTGATCCAAAAGCAGGGCTTGAAGTATTGAAAAAAATTCAAGTTAGTGATGTTGAACAAGCAAAGTTAATGCTAAAAAATCAACAAGTTAGTGTTGAAATAGCGGAGACGGATAATCCATTATATTCTGAAGCACTGCTTTTTTCGCAAGATAATGATTATGTTCGAGTATGTATCCAAGATAATCATACGAATGTGATTTCAATTGAAAAAAATGGTGTATTTTTATATCAACAACCAGTTAAACAAATTGAAATATCCGATCAGGAGAATATTTTTGAAGTGCTGACGGTAGAAAGTTTGTATCAGTTTGCAATCCAAGTTGAATTAGAAAAAATAGCCTTTATTGCTGAAGCAGAAAAACTTAACAGTGCTTTATCTGAAGAAGGTTTAAACCATCAATATGGTTTACATATTGGATTAACCTTGAAAAAACAAATTGAACGTGGCTTGTTGGCTGATGATCTCCTTTCAAAAATTATCATTGGGACAACCGCTGCTTCTGATGCACGTATGGGGGGAGCGTTATTACCTGCGATGAGTAATTCAGGTTCGGGTAATCAGGGCATCACAGCTACTATGCCAATAGTGATTGTGGCACGTTTTGTAAAGGCGAATGATGAAAAGCTAGTTAGAGCATTATTTTTGTCGCATTTAGTTGCAATTTATATTCATAGTAAGTTACCGAGTTTATCTGCCTTATGTGCGGTATCTACTGCAGCAATGGGAAGTGCGGCTGGTATGGCATGGTTGTTAGGCGGTGATTTTAAAACGATCAGTTATGCTATTTGCAGTATGATTGGGGATATTAGCGGAGTGCTATGTGATGGTGCAGCGAATAGTTGTGCAATGAAGGTTTCAACTGGTGTTTCCTCTGCATATAAAGCGGTATTAATGGCATTAGATCATACTCGAGTAACAGGGAGTGAAGGGATTGTAGAGCATTGTGTAGATCGTTCTATTAATAACTTATGTGCGATTGCTCGTCAGAGTATGGTTTATACTGATCGGCAAATTATCCAAATAATGACAGAAAAACCACAGGATTGTTAGCTAAAAAAACTAGCTAGATAACTAGCTAGTTTTTGTCATTTTAGTTTTTATCAGCAAGATCGTGTTGAATAAATGCAAAAAATAATTGAAGTAATTGCGGATAGAATTGGCTTTTTACTTTAATTTTTAATGCTTTTTCAATAAATTCAGGTAACCAACTTAGCAGTTGTTGTTGAATAAATTGCTGTTGTTTAGCTAGAGATTTTTGCTCAATAAGTTTAATCAAAACTTCTAAATAAACGCAAAGATGATCGCTCGGTTCATTTTTTTGTTTATTAATTGCTAGATGGTACTGTTTAAGGTACTTATCCATTGCCTGTAAGTTATCTTGTAATTGTTGCTGTTCAAGATATGCTGAAGCATAAGGTAAAGCACTACTGGTACTATCTAGAAGAAATAATTGTGCATAATCTGCTGCCAATTCTAAATAATTCAATGGCTGATCTTTTAATTCAGTCAATGCAGTTTCTAACGCATGAATCTGATTACTAAATCCAAGTTGCTTGAACAATTCAAATAGCGGTTGAAACATACCGCTATTGTATTGTTGTAATTGAGTTTCACTCAACTCGTTGCCAAGTAGATTGTTAAACCAAGTATAGAGAAAAACTCTTTCTTCACCAGTTAAGTTAATCATAGGGTTACTTCAATTGGACCATGGAAGCCATTTGGCTCTGGTGCTTCACCAATATATTTCTCAATATTTACGATACAGGTATTTGCACTAATTGCTTGTGCTAAGCGAGATGTACCAATATCAAGGGTCATAGTGTTTGGATCACCATAAGTATCAATAGAACCAATTTCTGCATTCAATGGTGAATACCATGCCCCTTCTTGTAAACGTAAAACCCCCGGTGGGAAGTTATCTGAGAGGTGTGCTCCCACAATCGCTTGTCCCCGATCATTATAAACACGGACTAAATCGCCATGAGCAATACCTAAACGTTTTGCATCTTGTGGATTGATATACAGCGGTTCACGCCCTTGAATACTATAAGTTTCACGTAACGTTTTTGACTCACATAATTGTGAATGCAAACGTTTATCTGGGTGTGCAGATTGTAGCCAGAATGGGAATTTATCTGAGTGTGGACCACCGTGAGAGCGTTCTTCTTTTTCAAACCACATTGGGTGTCCTTTACAATCAGGGTAGTTATAGCTTGCAATTTTATTGCTAAAGATTTCAATGAAACCTGATGGTGTACCTAATGCGTGTAATTCAGGATCTTCACGGAAGTCTGCGTGTCTGACCCAAGGTTTTCCTTCAGGGAATAAGACATAACCTTTTTCCCAGAATTCTTTAAATGGTGGCATATCAAATTTACCTTTATTTTCAGTACGACAACCTTCATAAAGGTATTCAATCCATTCCATTTCATCCATATTCCGACTGTATTCTTTTTCTTTACCGAAACGGCGGCAGAGATCTTTAAAAATCTCAAAATCAGGACGTGATGAATAGAGTGGATCGATTAATTTCTGCATTGCAATCACACCACGGTTACTATAAGAGCCATAAGCATCAATATCGTTACGTTCAAATGGTGTACAAGCAGGTAAGACAATATCAGAGAAACGACAAGTCGCCGTCCAACTATAATTGATTGAAACGATGGTTTCTAAACGCTGGAAGGCTTTTTTCATCTTGTTGCGTTCAGATTGGCGATGCCATTGGTTACAACCAGAGAAGATAGCCATTTTATATGGCGCATAAACGATTTCTTTTCCGTTATATTGAATTTTTTCACCCGGATATAACAGAGAATCTGTGACTCTTGCACAAGGAATAACAGGGCTATAACCATTATAATCAGTATTGTTGTAAATTGGTGTTTGCCCTTCATCAATATTGAGTGGGAATGCACCTGGCATTGCAGCACCAGAACTTGGAACACCAATTGAACTATAATGGTGAGCATAACTAATTCCTCCGCCCGGTAAACCAATTTGACCTAACATTGCGGAAAGAACTGCACCCATCCAGTATGGTTGTTCACCATGTTGCTGACGTTGAATTGCCCAACCAAAGATTAATTGGGTACGTTTTCCAGCTAATAAGCGAGCAAATTGACGAATTTCATCTGCTGGTATGCCGCAGATTTTTTCTGCCCATTCAGGTGTTTTAGCAATTTTATCTTCACTTTCACCGAGGAGGTAAGGCACAAATTTTTCAAAACCAATGGTATAAACATCAAGGAATTTTTTATCGTATAAATTTTCGGTATAAAGGGTATAAGCTAACCCTAACATAAACGGAACGTCAGTTTGAGGATTGACATATTGATGTTTACAGCCTAAGAAATTTTGGGTTTTACTTTTAACTGGATCGACACAGATAACATTAATTTCGTTATTTGCTACTTTTTGTTTTAATTGTTCTAAATAAGCGTAAGCTTCGTGGGTTTCACAGTTCCAACCTACTTGTAGATTTTTCACTGGATCACTTGCCCAGAAAATAATGTTGTTACTTTGGTTAAGTAAAATTTCCCACGATGTACCTTGAGAATATACTTCGGTTGAACCAAGGACATAAGGTAAGATGACTTGCCCAGCACCAGTGGAGTAATCACCACTGGTTGTAACGCTATTACCAAACATACTGATAGCACGAATCATATTGTTACCACAGCTATGGAATTGTCCTGTTGATCGCCAGCCAACTAATCCAGTATGTAATGCCCAAGGACCATAATCTTTTTGAATACGGTCTAATTCTTCATAGAAAAGATCAAGGGCTTGATCCCAAGTAACACGCACAAAGCGGTTATCACCACGTTGTGCAGTATTACTATTGTGTCTGTTTTTTAACCAGTCTAAGCGTACCATCGGATAGCGAATACGGCTCTCGCTATAAATTAATCCTTGGATCCCATTAATCATTTCTGTTGGGTATTGATCATATTCAAAAGGCTTAATTGCACTTACTCGACCATTTTCAACTTTGGCTCGAATCGCTCCCCAGTGAGACCCTGTAATTCTCCAGTCTGCTGGGTTATCGTTTTCACTAGCGAACGCTGTTTTTGAAACTAGGAAACTAGGCATTGCAAATGTTGCTGCCATAGCAGACATATTTTTCAGAAATTGACGACGTGATTGTTCCATTATTCGTTCCTATTTTTTCTCGCTATTATGTTGTTCAAAGGTTGATGAATGTAATTGCAAGTAACGCAATACTTCTTTGCTGGTTTGTTTATCCATATTAGTGAAACCAACCATACCGTTGAATAAACCGATCCAAGTATTCGCATCGAAATGAGCTATTTCAGGCTGTCTGTGGCAGGTACTACATTGTGTTTTGTAGTTTTCTGCTGCATCTTGCCATACGGCATGAATATCAGAAATTAAGCTAGATTTAGGCAACCAAATTTGGAGTTTTACATTTTGCCAAGTTAATCCAGTAAGCTCATCTTCTTTTTCACTAATCACTTCAAATTTTGGATTAGATTGCATAAATTCTTTGCTGAAAGTTGCATTGACGATGTTAATACCGAAATTGTTATACCAAACACGACCAAAGCCTTTTTTCTTCCGCCACATATCAATTTGGACTAAATCTGCATTTTTACCAGCTTTAATGAAGGTTACAGGTACAGCACCTTCAATATGTCCAATAATTTGATCAAAATTATCGCCATCAAAGATAGCTACGGTACCTTTGGTGTAGTATTGTTGTTCAGGTTTTAGTGAAGTAACAACTAAACCACCAAATTTATCAATATTGGCATTGTCATCACGTTGTGGTAAATGATGTGCAATTCCTTTATGACAATCAACACAGCTTTGATCACGTTTTGCTGCAGGAATCATCGCTTTTTGAGCGGCTAATGACATTTTGCTGAAGTTCATACGTTCATATTTATGACAAGCTTTACATTCTTTAGAACCATTTGCTGCAAATCTTGCCCACTCTTTTTCGGCGAGTTCACGGCGATGTTCTTCAAATGCTTTAGGATCATCATATTTTCCGCTTAATTCTGCCCAAATTTCTGTTGAGGCTTGAACTTTGCGAGCAAATTTTGCTGTTTTATCATGTGGTAAATGACAACTTGAACATGTTGCAGTTACACCAGAAGCATTTGACCAGTGAACAGTCTGTTTTAATTCTTCATAAGGTTGCTGCATTGAGTGGCAACTAATACAAAATTCTTCGGTAGCTTGTTGTTCTAAAATATCATTAAATTTTTGCCAGCTAATAATACCAGCAATAAAACCGATAAGAATTAAAATTCCTAAACCAAATCGAGCAGACGGTTTAAAAAATAAAGCCTTAAAAAAGGCTAAGATATTTTTGATAAGTTGAAATAATTTTTTCATTGTTGTTCCTATGTTAATTATGCGGTTGGTAATCCAATGACGAAAATTTGTAACAGCCATACCACCAGACCATAAGCACCCACACACATTACCAATAGAAGTGGTAAGATAATAAAAGATAAAAGTGCAATTTTTCCAAGTTCAACACTTAATTTTTCATTTTTGTTGTCTTCAGTTTTTTTCATTTTTACTGTCTCAAGATAGTTATTAAATAGTAATATTATACGTTAGATTACAAATCTTAACTTTGATTTGAAACAATTAGGCGTTAGTTGCTTTTGTAAACTTATTGTTTTGTATAATCAAAATTGAGAGTGATATATATTAGTAATTGATTTATAAATATAATTTTTGATTTTCCGTATAAATAGGAAATTTATGATCGCTTTAGTAGTAACTAAGTAAACTATTTTACGGAAATTTTTGTAAATATAAAAGAATTTTTGTCAAGTTATTAGAGTGATTACGAATATTTTCAATACTTTTTCTTTTAAGGGATAAACGAGGTTTAGATCTTGAATTGACAGCAAGCAGAACCAGTGTATTTGACAAAAGGTGATTTTACTGATTTATTAGAAATTCAATCAAGCTGATTAAATATTTGATTAATAGTGAAAGGTCGTGAACTTTTTTTGTGAGTTTTAATCAAAGTTAATATTGCTGTTAATTTAGGGTTATGTTGTTATGTTATTTTCAATGCGGAAAACGAAGTGGTGTTTATCATCGACTACGTTAATTGCTTTAGTCTCTCTTTATTTTACACTTATATTAAATTATCCCCTGTATAAAGTAATCTTAAAAGTTCACCCGTTTACGGGGTCAGCCGAAGATTATTTTTTATTTACGATTCCTCTTTTTATCTTTTTTACTCTTAATGCCGTTTTTCAGCTTTTCGCTTTACCCTGGTTACATAAGATTATTATGCCCTTACTATTAATAATTAGTGCATCTATTGGTTATAGTGAACTGTTTCTCCATGTTTATTTTAATACGGATATGCTAGAGAATGTTTTACAAACGAATATGGCAGAAAGTGTTAGATTATTGAGTATTCCTTATATCGCTTGGATTATATTATTAGGAATTGTGCCAGCGATATTGTATATAACTGTGAAGGTTGATTATCGTCTTTGGTGGAAAGAGATTTTAACTCGGATAGTGATGATTTTACTCTCTTTTTTAGTTATTTTCGGGATCGCAAAGTTTTTCTATCAGGATTATGCCGCTTTTATCCGTAATAATAAAAGTATTACCCATTTAATTTTGCCTTCTAATTTTATTGCTTCTGGTGTGAATGCAGTCAAAAGAATACGTGAGGCTAACCGCCCTTTTGTTCAGCTTGGACTTGATGCGCAATTAGTCAAAAGTAGTGAGAAAAGAAAGGTAATAATATTAGTTGTTGGTGAAACGACACGAGCTGAAAATTGGGGGTTAAATGGTTATCAGCGACAAACGACTCCGTTACTCAGTAAACAATCTAATGTGGTAAATTTTAAGCATACAATGAGTTGTGGAACCGCAACCGCAATTTCTGTGCCTTGTATGTTTTCTCATTTAGATCGAGTTGATTATGATGCTAGCATTGCTCGTAATACAGATAATGTCTTGGATATTCTCAAGCGTGCAGGATATGAAGTCGTTTGGTTTGAGAATGATGGCGGTTGTAAAGGCGTTTGTAATCGAGTTGAAAGCTATGAAATGACACAGTTAAATTTGCCGCAGTATTGCAAAGATGGTGAATGCTTAGATCAGATTTTATTACAAGATTTTGATAAGACTTTATTGCGTTCTAATCGGGATATTGTGGTGGTCTTACATACAATTGGTAATCACGGTCCAACTTATTATGAACGTTACACCCCAGAGTTCCGTCAGTTTACGCCAACTTGTGATACTAACCAGATTAACCGCTGCACTAATCAAGAATTAGTGAATACCTATGATAATGGGGTGTTGTATATAGATTATTTCTTAAATCAAACAATTGAAAATCTTAAAGTGTTAAGTGATAAGTATCATTGGGATACAGCCTTATATTATCTTTCCGATCACGGTGAATCGCTAGGGGAAAATGGTGTTTATCTGCACGGTACACCTTATGCCATTGCACCAAGCCAGCAAACTCATATTCCAATGATAATGTGGTATTCTGACAACTGGTTACAAAATCAGAAGTTAAACTTAACCTGTTTACAACAACAAGGTCAAAATAATGCTTATTCACAGGATAATTTTTTCCATACTGTCTTAGGTATGGCAGAAGTGGCAACAACGGTCTATCATAAAAATGCAGATATTACAGCGAGTTGTAAAGTGCAGTAGTTCTCTTCTAAACTAATAAAAAATAAAGCTAAGTTTACTTAGCTTTATTTTTTACGGCTTATTAAAATCTAGTGTACCAATCTCAAAATATAGCTTATCAATGATTATTGGTATCCAGTTTGGATAACAGTGCTATCACCTCATAGTGTGAAGTATGAGGAAACATATCAAACAGTTGGATTTTTTCTAGTTGGTAGCCATTCAGTTGGGCTAAATCTTTTCCCATTGTAACGGCATTACAGCTAGAGTAGAGTAAATAGTTGGGTGATAGTTGGTTAAGGTAAGCACATAATTCTTGACCAATACCACGTCTAGGCGGATTAACAATCACCAAATCAGGTTTGGTATTGGCTTGATAAGTGGTGGCATCTAAAGCACGAAAATCAACTTGAGAAAGTTTAAGTGTTGCAACTGAACGTTGTGCAGCGGTGATGGCAGCGGGTGAAATTTCAATACCTGTCAATGGAATAATGCGTGTTTGACCTAAACTGTCTAAATAGTTTTCTCTTGCAACTTTACAATGTAAGCCAAATCCGCCAACACCACAAAAAAGATCCCAAATTTGATAGATAGGTAAAGTTTTAATCCATTGTTGGGCGGTATGGTATAAAGCGGCTGCCACGCTTGGATTAGTTTGAAAGAATCCTTGTGGGCGAATAAAAAGAGGAATGTGATTAAAATTTTCTGCTAAATATTGTTGTTTGGTTAAAAAAATTTCTTTTTCACCTTCAAGAATCGCAGCATGGATTGGTTGAATATTAGCAGTAACGAGCGTAATTTGTGGTAGTTGGTGTAAAAATTGCGGTAACTCACGTTGTAATAAGTCTAATTTTATCTCACTGCGTAAGACAAAACGTAGCATAAAATTTCCACTATCCTGACTTTGAGTTAATAAAATGTATTTGAGTTCACCTTTCTTTTTAGCAGTGTTATATGGGACTAATCCTGCTCGTCCAATTAAGCGTTTCAGTTTGGTTAAAATATCCTGAAATATCGGAGGATAAAGAAGGCAGTCTGAGAGATCTACCGCAGAGGTAGGATCTTTAGGATCATTTATAATCCCTAGAATTGGTCGTTCCACCGTACCTGAAACTGCCATT is part of the Mergibacter septicus genome and encodes:
- a CDS encoding NAD(P)/FAD-dependent oxidoreductase — translated: MKRILVVGGGAGGLELITKLGNKLGKNPEFELTLVDSKPNHIWKPLLHEVATGSLDANIDSISFRDHAKKHHFHFQIGKLQNIDRQAKKITLAAMYDEHNELLLPERQLEYDILVLAIGSVCNDFNTPGAKEHCIFLNDVEQAEYFRKEMTNQFLKLHNNQQMKTLDIAIVGAGATGVELAAELFHSINTFQYYDLKDLDNSRLNVNLIEAGESILPALPQRISNAVYTELTKLGVHIHTNTKVTAIDQTGLTTHTGTHIPAKLIVWAAGVKAPDFIKNIPGLETNKINQLLVKPTLQTTQDDDIYVIGDLAACPQPNGKFVPPRAQAAHQMASCCYQNILAKLKNKPQKDYLYKDYGSLISLSNYSTIGNLMGNLVKGSMMIEGHLARIMYISLYRMHQIALHGIFKTGLIMLSGQINRIIRPKLKLH
- a CDS encoding L-cysteine desulfidase family protein, whose translation is MLSQEIADKIVALVRKDVTPALGCTEPISLALAAAIAASYLTAPVKCIQAKVSPNLMKNGMGVTVPGTGMVGLPIAAAVGAIAGDPKAGLEVLKKIQVSDVEQAKLMLKNQQVSVEIAETDNPLYSEALLFSQDNDYVRVCIQDNHTNVISIEKNGVFLYQQPVKQIEISDQENIFEVLTVESLYQFAIQVELEKIAFIAEAEKLNSALSEEGLNHQYGLHIGLTLKKQIERGLLADDLLSKIIIGTTAASDARMGGALLPAMSNSGSGNQGITATMPIVIVARFVKANDEKLVRALFLSHLVAIYIHSKLPSLSALCAVSTAAMGSAAGMAWLLGGDFKTISYAICSMIGDISGVLCDGAANSCAMKVSTGVSSAYKAVLMALDHTRVTGSEGIVEHCVDRSINNLCAIARQSMVYTDRQIIQIMTEKPQDC
- the torD gene encoding molecular chaperone TorD; the protein is MINLTGEERVFLYTWFNNLLGNELSETQLQQYNSGMFQPLFELFKQLGFSNQIHALETALTELKDQPLNYLELAADYAQLFLLDSTSSALPYASAYLEQQQLQDNLQAMDKYLKQYHLAINKQKNEPSDHLCVYLEVLIKLIEQKSLAKQQQFIQQQLLSWLPEFIEKALKIKVKSQFYPQLLQLFFAFIQHDLADKN
- the torA gene encoding trimethylamine-N-oxide reductase TorA — protein: MEQSRRQFLKNMSAMAATFAMPSFLVSKTAFASENDNPADWRITGSHWGAIRAKVENGRVSAIKPFEYDQYPTEMINGIQGLIYSESRIRYPMVRLDWLKNRHNSNTAQRGDNRFVRVTWDQALDLFYEELDRIQKDYGPWALHTGLVGWRSTGQFHSCGNNMIRAISMFGNSVTTSGDYSTGAGQVILPYVLGSTEVYSQGTSWEILLNQSNNIIFWASDPVKNLQVGWNCETHEAYAYLEQLKQKVANNEINVICVDPVKSKTQNFLGCKHQYVNPQTDVPFMLGLAYTLYTENLYDKKFLDVYTIGFEKFVPYLLGESEDKIAKTPEWAEKICGIPADEIRQFARLLAGKRTQLIFGWAIQRQQHGEQPYWMGAVLSAMLGQIGLPGGGISYAHHYSSIGVPSSGAAMPGAFPLNIDEGQTPIYNNTDYNGYSPVIPCARVTDSLLYPGEKIQYNGKEIVYAPYKMAIFSGCNQWHRQSERNKMKKAFQRLETIVSINYSWTATCRFSDIVLPACTPFERNDIDAYGSYSNRGVIAMQKLIDPLYSSRPDFEIFKDLCRRFGKEKEYSRNMDEMEWIEYLYEGCRTENKGKFDMPPFKEFWEKGYVLFPEGKPWVRHADFREDPELHALGTPSGFIEIFSNKIASYNYPDCKGHPMWFEKEERSHGGPHSDKFPFWLQSAHPDKRLHSQLCESKTLRETYSIQGREPLYINPQDAKRLGIAHGDLVRVYNDRGQAIVGAHLSDNFPPGVLRLQEGAWYSPLNAEIGSIDTYGDPNTMTLDIGTSRLAQAISANTCIVNIEKYIGEAPEPNGFHGPIEVTL
- the torC gene encoding pentaheme c-type cytochrome TorC translates to MKKLFQLIKNILAFFKALFFKPSARFGLGILILIGFIAGIISWQKFNDILEQQATEEFCISCHSMQQPYEELKQTVHWSNASGVTATCSSCHLPHDKTAKFARKVQASTEIWAELSGKYDDPKAFEEHRRELAEKEWARFAANGSKECKACHKYERMNFSKMSLAAQKAMIPAAKRDQSCVDCHKGIAHHLPQRDDNANIDKFGGLVVTSLKPEQQYYTKGTVAIFDGDNFDQIIGHIEGAVPVTFIKAGKNADLVQIDMWRKKKGFGRVWYNNFGINIVNATFSKEFMQSNPKFEVISEKEDELTGLTWQNVKLQIWLPKSSLISDIHAVWQDAAENYKTQCSTCHRQPEIAHFDANTWIGLFNGMVGFTNMDKQTSKEVLRYLQLHSSTFEQHNSEKK
- a CDS encoding nitrate/trimethylamine N-oxide reductase NapE/TorE, coding for MKKTEDNKNEKLSVELGKIALLSFIILPLLLVMCVGAYGLVVWLLQIFVIGLPTA
- a CDS encoding phosphoethanolamine transferase, with product MRKTKWCLSSTTLIALVSLYFTLILNYPLYKVILKVHPFTGSAEDYFLFTIPLFIFFTLNAVFQLFALPWLHKIIMPLLLIISASIGYSELFLHVYFNTDMLENVLQTNMAESVRLLSIPYIAWIILLGIVPAILYITVKVDYRLWWKEILTRIVMILLSFLVIFGIAKFFYQDYAAFIRNNKSITHLILPSNFIASGVNAVKRIREANRPFVQLGLDAQLVKSSEKRKVIILVVGETTRAENWGLNGYQRQTTPLLSKQSNVVNFKHTMSCGTATAISVPCMFSHLDRVDYDASIARNTDNVLDILKRAGYEVVWFENDGGCKGVCNRVESYEMTQLNLPQYCKDGECLDQILLQDFDKTLLRSNRDIVVVLHTIGNHGPTYYERYTPEFRQFTPTCDTNQINRCTNQELVNTYDNGVLYIDYFLNQTIENLKVLSDKYHWDTALYYLSDHGESLGENGVYLHGTPYAIAPSQQTHIPMIMWYSDNWLQNQKLNLTCLQQQGQNNAYSQDNFFHTVLGMAEVATTVYHKNADITASCKVQ
- the rlmC gene encoding 23S rRNA (uracil(747)-C(5))-methyltransferase RlmC → MPAFQPECYHYQQGKCRSCHWINLDYAQQLQQKQSDLKQQIKASITPQTQWLAPYHSPLIAMRNKAKMAVSGTVERPILGIINDPKDPTSAVDLSDCLLYPPIFQDILTKLKRLIGRAGLVPYNTAKKKGELKYILLTQSQDSGNFMLRFVLRSEIKLDLLQRELPQFLHQLPQITLVTANIQPIHAAILEGEKEIFLTKQQYLAENFNHIPLFIRPQGFFQTNPSVAAALYHTAQQWIKTLPIYQIWDLFCGVGGFGLHCKVARENYLDSLGQTRIIPLTGIEISPAAITAAQRSVATLKLSQVDFRALDATTYQANTKPDLVIVNPPRRGIGQELCAYLNQLSPNYLLYSSCNAVTMGKDLAQLNGYQLEKIQLFDMFPHTSHYEVIALLSKLDTNNH